A stretch of Pseudomonas sp. LRP2-20 DNA encodes these proteins:
- the metR gene encoding transcriptional regulator MetR, whose product MLEIRHLKTLHALREADSLVEAAERLHLTQSALSHQFKELEERLGLPLFVRKTKPIRFTSAGLRLLQLADATLPLLRGAERDIARLAGGTAGRLHMAIECHSCFQWLMPTIDQFRDAWPEVELDLASGFAFAPLPALARGDLDLVVTSDPLDLAGITYVPLFTYEAMLAVANQHPLASKPYIVPQDLLDQTLITYPVERDRLDIFTRFLEPADIEPAAVRTSELTVMMMQLVASGRGVCGMPHWALHEYSSRGYVKGKRLGEKGLFATLYAAVRTDMLDAPYMRDFLLTAKDTSFATLDGVSAVR is encoded by the coding sequence GTGCTGGAGATCCGCCACCTTAAAACCCTCCATGCCCTGCGCGAGGCCGACAGCCTGGTGGAGGCCGCAGAACGCCTGCACCTGACCCAGTCAGCGCTGTCGCACCAGTTCAAGGAGCTGGAAGAGCGCCTGGGGCTGCCGCTGTTCGTGCGCAAGACCAAGCCGATCCGCTTCACCAGCGCCGGCTTGCGCCTGCTGCAACTGGCCGATGCCACCCTGCCGCTGCTGCGCGGCGCCGAGCGCGACATCGCCCGGCTGGCGGGCGGCACCGCCGGACGCCTGCACATGGCCATCGAATGCCATAGTTGCTTCCAGTGGCTGATGCCAACCATCGACCAGTTCCGCGATGCCTGGCCGGAAGTGGAGCTGGACCTGGCCTCAGGCTTCGCCTTCGCCCCGTTACCGGCGCTGGCCCGTGGCGACCTCGACCTGGTGGTGACTTCCGACCCGCTGGATCTGGCCGGCATCACCTACGTACCGCTGTTCACCTACGAAGCCATGCTCGCCGTGGCCAACCAGCACCCGCTGGCCAGCAAGCCGTACATCGTGCCCCAGGACCTGCTCGACCAGACCCTGATCACCTACCCGGTGGAGCGCGACCGCCTGGATATCTTCACCCGCTTCCTGGAGCCGGCCGACATCGAGCCGGCCGCCGTGCGCACGTCCGAGCTGACGGTGATGATGATGCAGCTGGTGGCCAGCGGCCGTGGCGTGTGCGGCATGCCGCACTGGGCGCTGCACGAGTACAGCTCGCGGGGCTATGTGAAAGGCAAGCGCCTGGGCGAAAAAGGCCTGTTCGCCACGCTGTATGCGGCAGTACGCACCGACATGCTCGATGCGCCTTACATGCGGGACTTCCTGTTGACCGCCAAGGACACCTCGTTCGCCACGCTCGACGGGGTCAGTGCGGTACGCTGA
- a CDS encoding NUDIX hydrolase yields the protein MPNIIRIAAALLIDPQGRTLLVRKRGTQAFMQPGGKIDAGESPVQALVRELHEELGLHIDPEQAVHLGQFSAPAANEPGFEVQAELFRVDSAEAVAPAAEIEEVQWLAADQAATLELAPLTRDLILPLYRQAVSVPH from the coding sequence ATGCCCAATATCATCCGCATCGCCGCTGCCCTGCTGATCGACCCGCAAGGCCGGACCCTGCTGGTGCGCAAGCGCGGCACCCAGGCGTTCATGCAACCTGGGGGCAAGATCGATGCCGGCGAGTCGCCCGTTCAGGCGCTGGTGCGTGAACTGCACGAAGAACTGGGGTTGCACATCGACCCTGAGCAGGCTGTGCACCTGGGCCAGTTCAGCGCGCCTGCCGCCAACGAGCCGGGCTTCGAGGTGCAGGCCGAACTGTTCCGCGTCGACAGTGCCGAGGCCGTGGCCCCGGCGGCGGAAATCGAAGAAGTGCAGTGGCTGGCCGCCGATCAGGCCGCAACGCTGGAGCTGGCGCCACTGACCCGCGATCTGATCCTGCCGTTGTACCGCCAGGCCGTCAGCGTACCGCACTGA
- a CDS encoding DEAD/DEAH box helicase → MNLPAHQHPVLELFHPAVATWFRRHFATVTDAQAQAWPLIHAGQSLLLAAPTGSGKTLSAFLAVLDELFREGLTHGGELPAQTQVVYVSPLKALSNDIRLNLQAPLEGISQALEDQGLKAPRITTTVRTGDTPQKERAAMRKVAPHVLVTTPESLYVLMGSASGREGLASVHTVIVDEIHALAGNKRGAHLALTLERLQALCGRPLRRIGLSATQRPVERVAQFLVGQQRPCAIVDVGHARQRDLAIEVPPVPLGAVMATDVWGLVYDRLAQLAREHRTTLVFVNTRRLAERITRHLSDRLGKEAVAAHHGSLAKELRLDAEQRLKNGQLQVLVATASLELGIDIGDVDLVCQIESPGSIAAFLQRVGRSGHQVDGIPKGRLFATSRDDLIECVALLDCIRLGELDELHIANAPLDVLAQQIVAEASNQAWEEQALFDCLRQAMPYAALDPEHYQALLRMLAEGYNGRQGVRSAYLHRDAVSGTVRGRRGSQLTALTSGGTIPETADYAVLLEPQALNIGSVNEDFAVESIAGDIFQLGNASYRILRVEPGRVRVEDAQGLPPTIPFWLGEAPGRSDELSAAVARLQARIDEQFGLNEGDPAAVLQWLQNTFELSEDSASQLLDYLGRTREALGALPSQQTLVMERFFDESGGTQLIIHSPYGSRINRAWGLALRKRFCRTFNFELQAAASEDAIVLSLSTSHSFELDEVWRYLNSRNAEQILIQALLEAPLFGVRWRWNAGVAMALPRFVGGRKVAPQIQRMKSEDLIAAVFPDQIACLENIVGERQIPDHPLVEQTLDDCLHEAMDSEGWLALLRRMESGEVRLLCRDLPAPSPLASAILNARPYAFLDDAPLEERRAQAVLNRRWNEVHSGDDLGALDADAIAAVQAEAWPQPGNADEMHEALMSLGAISHDEVQANPSWGLLLRQLAKAGRALRLIDEKLWLARERLDLLQTLYPAARLEPMLDVLPGFDQAFDPDNALAELLRARLSGHGPLSVVQIAAPLSKPTVQVEQALARLEAEGYVLRGHFSPGAGDVQWCERHLLARIHRYTVKRLRREIEPVSLQDFMRFLFDWQHLAPDERLRGPEAVAEVLGQLQGFPSAASAWEAELLPARIKDYSPHWLDDACRSGQFAWSRLAATTASSTLSSTPLVLLPREHLGQWRSLAPEPAREALGGRAQRVLEALHAQGALFFDELTVEAHLLPSELETALQELVGAGLVGADSFTGLRSLITPAAKRSSRNSRRGHPPLSSSMAHAGRWALLRRGSARVDEGQRTELIARALLRRYGVICWRLLERESDVLPPWRELLRCYHRLEARGEIRGGRFIAGLAGEQFALPEAVGLLRQVRRRALDDVLVVVSASDPLNLVGSLLPGAKVPAVGGNRLLYRDGVPVAVRVAGRYSYLVEGAAQEQARWKEKLLRTPTVF, encoded by the coding sequence ATGAACCTGCCAGCCCACCAACACCCGGTGCTCGAGCTGTTCCACCCGGCCGTCGCTACCTGGTTCCGCCGCCACTTCGCCACGGTCACCGATGCCCAGGCCCAGGCCTGGCCGCTGATCCATGCCGGCCAGTCGCTGCTGCTCGCTGCGCCGACCGGTTCGGGCAAGACCTTGAGCGCCTTCCTGGCCGTGCTCGACGAACTGTTTCGCGAGGGCCTGACGCATGGCGGCGAGCTGCCTGCACAGACCCAGGTCGTCTACGTATCGCCGCTCAAGGCGCTGTCCAACGACATCCGTCTGAACCTGCAGGCCCCGCTCGAAGGCATCAGCCAGGCCCTTGAAGACCAGGGCCTGAAAGCACCGCGCATCACCACCACCGTGCGCACCGGCGATACCCCGCAGAAGGAGCGTGCGGCGATGCGCAAGGTGGCCCCTCATGTGCTCGTGACCACACCCGAGTCGCTGTACGTACTGATGGGCTCGGCTTCCGGCCGCGAAGGGCTGGCCAGCGTGCATACGGTCATCGTCGACGAGATACACGCCCTGGCCGGCAACAAGCGCGGTGCCCACCTGGCGCTGACCCTGGAGCGCCTGCAGGCCTTGTGCGGGCGCCCACTTCGACGCATTGGGCTGTCCGCCACCCAGCGCCCGGTCGAGCGCGTGGCGCAGTTCCTGGTCGGCCAGCAGCGCCCTTGCGCGATCGTCGACGTCGGCCATGCCCGTCAGCGCGACCTCGCCATCGAAGTACCTCCAGTGCCGCTCGGCGCGGTCATGGCCACGGACGTCTGGGGCCTGGTCTACGACCGCCTCGCGCAATTGGCCCGAGAACATCGCACCACGCTGGTGTTCGTCAACACCCGGCGCCTTGCCGAGCGCATTACCCGCCACCTGAGCGACCGCCTGGGCAAGGAGGCCGTGGCGGCACACCATGGCAGCCTGGCCAAGGAACTGCGCCTGGACGCCGAGCAGCGCTTGAAAAACGGCCAGTTGCAGGTGCTCGTGGCCACCGCGTCGCTGGAACTGGGCATCGATATCGGCGATGTCGACCTGGTCTGCCAGATCGAATCGCCCGGCTCGATCGCCGCCTTCCTGCAACGTGTCGGGCGCTCCGGGCACCAGGTCGATGGCATCCCCAAAGGGCGACTGTTCGCGACCTCACGCGACGACCTGATCGAATGCGTGGCCTTGCTCGACTGCATCCGCCTGGGTGAACTCGACGAACTGCACATTGCCAATGCTCCCCTGGATGTACTGGCCCAGCAGATCGTCGCCGAAGCCAGCAACCAGGCCTGGGAGGAACAGGCGCTGTTCGACTGCCTGCGCCAGGCCATGCCTTATGCAGCCCTCGACCCCGAACATTACCAGGCATTGCTGCGCATGCTCGCCGAGGGCTACAACGGTCGCCAGGGCGTGCGCAGTGCCTACCTGCATCGCGATGCAGTCAGTGGCACCGTGCGCGGGCGCCGGGGTAGCCAGCTGACCGCACTGACCAGCGGCGGCACCATTCCCGAGACCGCCGACTACGCCGTGCTGCTCGAACCCCAGGCGCTGAACATCGGCAGCGTCAACGAAGACTTCGCCGTGGAGAGCATCGCTGGCGACATCTTCCAGCTGGGCAATGCGTCCTACCGTATCCTGCGGGTCGAGCCTGGCCGGGTGCGGGTCGAAGACGCTCAAGGCCTGCCGCCGACCATTCCGTTCTGGCTGGGCGAGGCACCGGGGCGCAGCGACGAACTGTCCGCCGCGGTTGCCCGTCTGCAGGCGCGAATCGACGAACAGTTCGGGTTGAACGAGGGCGATCCTGCAGCCGTGCTGCAGTGGCTGCAGAACACCTTCGAGTTGAGCGAAGACAGCGCCAGCCAGTTGCTCGACTACCTGGGCCGCACCCGCGAAGCACTGGGCGCCCTGCCCTCGCAACAGACCCTGGTGATGGAGCGCTTCTTCGACGAGTCCGGCGGCACCCAGCTGATCATCCATTCGCCCTATGGCAGCCGTATCAACCGCGCCTGGGGCCTGGCCCTGCGCAAGCGCTTCTGCCGCACCTTCAATTTCGAGTTGCAGGCAGCGGCCAGCGAAGACGCCATCGTGCTTTCGCTGTCGACCAGCCACAGTTTCGAGCTGGATGAAGTATGGCGCTACCTCAACAGCCGCAACGCCGAGCAGATCCTCATCCAGGCCCTGCTCGAAGCGCCGTTGTTTGGCGTCCGCTGGCGCTGGAACGCGGGTGTGGCCATGGCCTTGCCGCGCTTCGTCGGCGGGCGCAAGGTGGCGCCGCAGATCCAGCGCATGAAGAGCGAGGACCTGATTGCCGCGGTTTTCCCCGACCAGATCGCCTGCCTGGAGAACATCGTCGGCGAGCGGCAGATCCCCGATCACCCGCTGGTCGAGCAAACCCTCGATGACTGCCTGCACGAAGCCATGGACAGCGAAGGCTGGCTGGCCCTGCTGCGGCGCATGGAAAGCGGCGAGGTGCGCCTGTTGTGCCGCGATCTGCCAGCGCCTTCCCCACTGGCCTCGGCCATTCTCAATGCCAGGCCCTACGCGTTCCTCGACGACGCGCCGCTGGAGGAGCGACGCGCCCAGGCGGTGCTCAACCGGCGCTGGAACGAAGTGCACAGTGGCGATGACCTGGGCGCACTGGATGCCGATGCTATAGCCGCTGTACAGGCCGAAGCCTGGCCGCAACCTGGCAATGCCGACGAAATGCACGAGGCGCTGATGAGCCTGGGTGCCATCAGCCATGATGAAGTCCAGGCCAACCCCAGCTGGGGCCTGCTGCTGCGCCAGCTGGCCAAGGCCGGGCGGGCCTTGCGCCTGATCGATGAAAAACTCTGGCTGGCGCGCGAGCGCCTTGACCTGCTGCAAACGCTATATCCGGCAGCGCGCCTGGAGCCCATGCTGGACGTACTGCCCGGCTTCGACCAGGCCTTCGACCCGGACAATGCACTGGCCGAACTGTTGCGCGCTCGCCTGAGTGGCCACGGCCCACTGAGCGTGGTCCAGATCGCTGCGCCACTGAGCAAGCCCACTGTCCAGGTCGAACAGGCCTTGGCCCGTCTGGAAGCCGAAGGCTATGTGTTGCGTGGCCACTTCAGCCCTGGGGCTGGCGACGTGCAATGGTGTGAGCGCCACCTGCTGGCGCGCATCCATCGCTACACGGTGAAACGCCTGCGCCGGGAGATCGAGCCCGTCAGCCTGCAGGACTTCATGCGCTTTCTGTTCGACTGGCAACACCTGGCCCCGGATGAGCGCCTGCGAGGCCCAGAGGCGGTGGCCGAAGTGCTGGGCCAGTTGCAGGGTTTCCCCAGTGCAGCCAGCGCCTGGGAAGCGGAGCTGCTGCCCGCGCGGATCAAGGACTACAGCCCGCACTGGCTGGACGATGCCTGCCGCAGCGGGCAGTTTGCCTGGAGCCGGCTGGCGGCGACGACGGCGAGCAGCACCTTGTCGAGTACACCGCTGGTGCTGTTGCCACGCGAGCACCTGGGCCAGTGGCGCAGCCTCGCCCCCGAGCCTGCTCGGGAAGCACTTGGCGGGCGGGCGCAACGGGTGCTGGAAGCACTGCACGCGCAAGGGGCACTGTTCTTCGACGAGCTGACCGTTGAAGCCCATCTGCTGCCCAGCGAATTGGAGACGGCGTTGCAGGAGCTGGTCGGTGCCGGTCTGGTTGGCGCCGACAGCTTCACCGGCTTGCGCAGCCTGATCACCCCGGCCGCGAAGCGTTCATCGCGCAACAGCCGCCGCGGTCACCCGCCGCTGTCCAGCAGCATGGCCCATGCCGGGCGTTGGGCATTGCTGCGCAGGGGCAGCGCCAGGGTTGACGAGGGCCAGCGCACGGAGCTCATCGCCCGCGCCCTGCTACGGCGCTACGGGGTGATCTGCTGGCGGCTGCTGGAACGGGAAAGCGATGTACTGCCGCCCTGGCGTGAACTGCTGCGCTGCTATCACCGCCTCGAGGCACGTGGCGAAATCCGTGGTGGCCGTTTCATTGCCGGGTTGGCGGGTGAGCAATTTGCCTTGCCGGAGGCGGTCGGTTTGCTCAGGCAAGTACGTCGGCGAGCACTGGATGATGTGCTGGTGGTGGTGAGTGCGAGCGACCCGCTGAACCTGGTCGGCTCGCTGCTGCCTGGGGCTAAAGTGCCTGCGGTAGGTGGCAACCGGCTGCTGTATCGCGATGGTGTCCCGGTGGCGGTGCGAGTGGCTGGGCGGTACAGCTATCTGGTGGAGGGGGCGGCGCAGGAGCAGGCTAGATGGAAGGAGAAATTGCTGCGAACGCCGACAGTGTTTTAG